tTCAATAAACCAGTTGTCAACTGTGGTAAACTGGGAAATGCCATAAAAATCAGGTGGTTGATTAATAAATCACTGATTGCGCAGTGCTGTATTGTACCTCGTTATAAAGGCACTTTTTTCTACCAAAAATGTTGTGCACTAGTTAGGCAGTATTTGGCTGAAACTAATATTTCAAAGggagtgcttttttttttcaaagattgagaaccactggtctagctTGTCAGTGTGGTTCAAATGATTGGTTGAGTCTCTATCTCATTAAAGCATGCAGTTTTGAGGGTGACTTGAAAAGACcattcatactgtatgtactgtgcCTGTTATGTTTGTGCATAATTAacaagaagaagcttgtgagacggtcagCATTAAAGCCAGCGGCTACTTTTACTGAACGTGAATCAAAGTAACAACAGGCATGAGCAATCACATAGCTAGGCATTACTAATCCTAAATCCTAACAGAACTCTATAGCGCCATCATGTGGGTGCTCAAAATACTACAGTACCCTATTTACCCTATTTACTTATTTTGTACTTACTTTGTCTGTCCATCCAATCTTTCTTTCATCCCCTCTGTTACAGGAAATCCTTTGTCATGCCACcactagccacacacacacagacacacacacacaaacacacacacacgcacacgcacacacttgcacacacacacacatgcatacacacacacacatacacatgcacgcacacacacacacaaacaatgaaaaacaaacagttgAGAGCACATGTAGGGAGTGCTAAAAGATAAGGAATGCAGTAAGATGGCCCTACAGAGGTATGGGGTTGGGATAACACAGGGCATGGGTCCAAGCCTGTGGTCCTggggctcaactggtagagcaagacTTTGAGCTGGTTTGTATAAAAGTGTCTGCCCAATTAATTTGCTTGAGTGTAACAAGCTGCTTGAGACTAAATGAGTCGTCTACAGAACAATGTAGTAGGCTAGTTGTATTTAATTGCATTCAGTGCAATTTACAATAAGATTGTATCAAGGTGCTTAAAAGAGCACAGGGCCTGAACCCTAGACTATGGTATTCCAACTTGTGGAGCCTGATTCCTCAGTGTTCAATGATGCATATACTGTAGACATATCTGCCTTGTGAATGCGTGTGCCTCTTTGACCTTGAGTAACTGAGAgggtgtcagtgtgagtgtgtggtcctCTCTGACCTGCAGGAAGTGGTCAGGTCGGGGGATATCCAGTGCAGACTTCAGTATCACTGCCTTGTCTTGGCCATCGGCTGCTTTCCCCTGGATGTCAAATAGGTTTTGCTGCATGGCTGACACAgacctctttctcttctcctccagctccctctgtatctcctcctctctcttcctcagaaACTGGTGCAGTACCTCAAACTGGGAAGAGACTTGGGCCTGAAGAACATCAGACCTCTCCTGCCGTTGTCCAAACCAACAtagaaagttaaaaaaaagtccTTGTGGTAAATATTACGTCAAATAGTATCTGACTGGTTTCTGGTAATTATTTGGAGGTGATACTAAACATCATCACAGCCGAGTGCCCAGAAAACTTTGGGCAAAGCCTTGTCTCACCCACCTCACTCTTGGCAATCTCAGCAAATTGGTCTTGAATGAGGACATCGAGTACTTGGTTCTCTTTCACCAGAAATCCCAGAGCTCCTTTCAGCTCACCCTACAACCCAACATGAGACTCCACGGCTCAGCACATGACCCATTACAACACCAACAGTGTCATagaaatatattatatagatataatgtaatatacgttatattattatataatataatatgcatCTCATTCTGGGAGTattagcatacacacatacacacacccacacagcttGGAACTTGGGAATTTAGTTGCACCGCACACACCTTGTTTTTCTTGGCTGCCTCGTCCACCGGTTTGAACGTGTGTCCCTGGTGTTTTTCCTGATCCTTACAGATGGTGCACGCCAGCTTCTGATCGGTCATACAGAACAGCTTCAGCTTCTCGTCGTGTTCAGCGCAAATCAGGTCTCCCTGAGGCTCTGGGGCCTTCTGTGGCTTCTGTGGCTTTGTCTGACCCTTCGAGGTGTCCAGGTATTCTCTGACAGTCGCAGTGATGTTGCGGACGAACCTGCTCTCTCTGATGTCACTCGAGGAGAAGGGGTGCCTGCACTCGGGGCACAGGCTGGCTCCAGCGGTCACATTGATGTAACCGGTAATGCAGTTGCGACAGAATGAGTGATCGCAGGGCAGGCTCACCGGATCGGTGAAATCACTcaagcacactgcacactgaatCTGCCCGGACAGTATTGAAGCCATCGTGAGTTTTCACCAAATACAGTCTTGGTCCTGTACCTAAACAGATCTCACCCAGCAGCTCTCAAGCAACTCTGTGTCAGTGCAGTGAGGGAACACAGACCAAGactgaggagaaacagaaactgtttgcatgtgtatgtacgcTTTCAGCAGGATGAGTTATGCCCAACGGTTGGCACCAGAAGTGGTCAAACTGGATTGTCTTATTTcctttgtacgttgctttggataaaattgcctgctaaattactaaatgtatatgtaaatgtacaatatAGTGAGtacagaagtgagtacacccttgtgcaatatatataaaattgtatcgccttacagtaattgcattacTTCTAAGTTGAATAGTTGGGTATTTGCTCTTAACCGTTTACATTTACTATAATAAAAATACATGCCCCACAGTCGACATGCAACAAAAGACAGTACACCTTTCATTACTGAGAAGTGTGCAGTAATGTAGAGTAATGTGCAGTAATGTAGGGTAGTGATGTAGGGTAGTGTGCAGtaatgtagggtagtgtgttGTAATGTAGGGTAGAGTGCAGTAATGTAGGGTAGTGTGCAGTAATGTAGAGTAATGTACAGTAATGTAGAATAGTGTGCAGTAATGTAGGGTAGTGTGCAGTAATGTAGGGTAGTGTGCAGTAATGTACGGTAGTGTGCCATGTACTCACCTGCTCTGTGTCTCAGCAACGTTGTGTCACAGGCCGGCCTGGTTCACGCCCTCTGTAGTCTGTGATCTGGCATGTCAGTGCTGTTCCGTAGGCTCTGTGCTAGGTTttccctctgccctgtctccTGACTGAGAGCACACCAGGACTGACATTCAGTGCCAGATTACCGCGTCATTTTCCTGAGCCTTGTTGGAGAGCTACTTCTGGATTCTGTCTTCAACCAAGCTTATTCTCGACCCATGCCTGTTTTTGGACTCTGATTCTTGCCTTGTGTTACGGAAACTTTTGCCCATCTGCCAATCTGTTGCCAACCTCTTTCTGTGTTACCACGTGAGTCAAGCCAAGTCCCTTTTGTACCGCTGCCTGTATTtttgcctacctgtgtaccaacctctctgcctgtttttgACTGAACCTTACCTGTACCTCTACTGTGACCTTTTGATTTTTGAGTTCCCTTTTTGACTTTTCTGTTGCCAACTGGGTGTCTTGCCTGACTGCTTCAAACGCATTAAAGAACACCTTAACTGTCCTGCTGCTCCTGAGTCTGCTTTTGAGTTCACTATATTTACCTGGCCTCACCGGCCATGACACGTTgtgctgcattttttttaatgaaattcaTACCTATTCATATAACCACCCATACAACTAGCCACGAGGACAGACTTGGTAATCATCACATGTCACATGTTTTATAGAATATGGTTGTCTATTGTCTGCTCTATGTAAAGCACAAACTTCAGAGCACACAGCAGCCTGTCTTGCACGGCTCTTTTGTGGTCTGTGCACAGATTTTAAGCGCCAGAACAACCTCTTCACACGATGGGCACAGTATAAAGACATGAGTACATTTTCAAGAAGGTCTTTGTGGATCCATTGTTCCAGAACAAGTGAGCTGACCCATGGCCCTTTTATCTATCCATCTTaaggttctgattggtgtgtgactCAG
The DNA window shown above is from Clupea harengus chromosome 11, Ch_v2.0.2, whole genome shotgun sequence and carries:
- the LOC105912982 gene encoding nuclear factor 7, brain-like, with amino-acid sequence MASILSGQIQCAVCLSDFTDPVSLPCDHSFCRNCITGYINVTAGASLCPECRHPFSSSDIRESRFVRNITATVREYLDTSKGQTKPQKPQKAPEPQGDLICAEHDEKLKLFCMTDQKLACTICKDQEKHQGHTFKPVDEAAKKNKGELKGALGFLVKENQVLDVLIQDQFAEIAKSEERSDVLQAQVSSQFEVLHQFLRKREEEIQRELEEKRKRSVSAMQQNLFDIQGKAADGQDKAVILKSALDIPRPDHFLQWWHDKGFPVTEGMKERLDGQTKFKSKVKNLVVTPDSVSMGPYESHLPFFVWREMLQTIKPGLERLSIKDPGDSYLMVSPGGHSIRQADRISYKSYNPSASTTQTFKTGRHYCELEVGGKPNWSIGVKVEMAKGQMTKVALLVLPEKEIQLHLKNSGFVFTHDGSEFPVLNPTQDLPRRIGLYLDCEKQQVSFYNADTMSLIHSSFCSFLQPCSISVCPGLYMDGKNCGPLTFCWY